In Microbacterium sp. zg-Y818, the genomic window CGGGCGCGATCGACGGCTCGGATGCCGCCCGCAACGATGCCGTGGCCCACCACTTCGTTGCCGTCTCGACAGCGCTCGACAAGGTGGCTGCGTTCGGCATCGACCCCACGAACGCCTTCGGGTTCTGGGACTGGGTGGGCGGCCGGTACTCCGTCGACTCCGCGATCGGGCTGTCGCTGGCGATCGAGCTGGGACCCGACGTCTTCCGGGAGATGCTCGCGGGCTTCCACGACGTCGACGAACACGTGCGCACGACGCCGCTCGAGCGCAACGTGCCGGTGCTCATGGGGCTGCTGAACGTCTGGTATTCGAACTTCCTCGGCTCGCAGTCCCACGCGGTACTGCCCTACGCGCAGCAGCTGCACCGGTTCGCGGCGTACCTGCAGCAGCTCACGATGGAATCGAACGGCAAGTCGGTGCGCTGGGACGGAACGCCCGTCACCACCGACACCGGCGAGGTGTTCTGGGGCGAGCCCGGGACGAACGGGCAGCACGCGTTCTACCAGCTGATCCACCAGGGGACGCGCCTGATCCCGGCGGACTTCATCGCCTTCGTCAACCCCGCCTACCCGCTCACCGACGACGGCCGTGACGTGCACGGGCTCTTCCTGGCGAACTTCCTGGCGCAGACGAAGGCGCTCGCGTTCGGCAAGACGGCCGCCGAGGTCGAGGCCGAGGGGACCACGGGGCCGCTCGTGGCGGCGCGCACCTTCCCCGGCAACCGGCCGACCACGTCGATCTTCGCGCCCGCGCTCACCCCGCGTGTGCTGGGTCAGCTCATCGCCCTGTACGAGCACATCACGTTCACCCAGGGCGTGATCTGGGGCATCAACTCGTTCGACCAGTGGGGTGTGGAGCTCGGCAAGCAGCTGGCCACCCAGATCGCACCGGCTATCGAGGGAGACGCCGACGCGCTCGCGGCGCAGGATGCCTCGACCCGCGGCCTCCTGGAGTACTACCGGGCCCACCGCGAGTTCTGAGGCCACCGGGTCCTCTGCGACGACCGAACGTCACCGCCGGACCGCGGGCGGTGCACCCCGCGGGTCAGCCGAGCCCGGCGGGCCGGGTCGGCTCCTCCCCGAGCAGGTGCTCGCCGAGGAACGCGAACACCGTCTCGTACCAGACCACCGCGTGCTGGGGCTTGAGCACCCAGTGGTTCTCGTCGGGGAAGTACAGGAACCGGTGCACCGTGGAACCGTCCGGACCGCCGTGGTGCTCCATGAGCTCGGCCCACAGCCGCAGGCTCTCCCCGATCGGCACGCGGTAGTCGCGGTCGCCGTGGATGACCAGCAGCGGCGTGCGGATGTCGGCGACGGCGCGGTGCGGCGAGTTCTCGAGCATCGCCTCCGGGGTGAAGATGCTCTGCCAGTAGCCGGCGTGGTCGGTCGTGCCGGCGAACTGGTCCAGCGCCCACAGGCTCGCGTGCGTCACGATCGCCCGGAACCGGTCGGTGTGCCCCGCGACCCAGTTGGCCATGTACCCGCCGAACGACCCGCCCATGGCGGCCGTGCGGGTCTCGTCGATGTCGGGTCGCGCCTCGGCGGCATCCGTGATCGCCATCAGGTCGGTGAAGGGCGCCGCACCCCAGCTGTTCCAGCCGCGGGCGATGAAGTCCAGCCCGTAGCCGGTCGACAGCGCCGGGTCGGGCAGCAGTACGGCGTAACCCCGGGCGACGGCGAGGTTCGGGTTCCAGCGCCAGCTCCACGCGTTCCAGCTGTTCAGCGGTCCGCCGTGGATCCACAGCAGCAGTGGCGCCGGCTTCTCGGCTGACGCACCCTCGGGCAGCAGCAGCCAGCCGCGCACGCGCGCGCCGTCGGCCGCGATCGTGTCGACCTCGGTGATCGTGCCGGGCACCTCGGGCACCGCCGCAGGGGTGGCGAGCTCGGTGACGGCGCCGTCGCGCGCGATGCGCACCGGGTGAGGCGCGGTGACCCACGACGAGCGCAGGCCGACGAGGTCACCGGTGCCGCGGTCGACGTGCACGTGGGTGTACGTGAAGTCGTCGTGGGTGAGCTGCTGCACGTCGCCGTCGTCCAGGCCGATGCGGAAGATCGGCCCGCGCCCGTCGGAGTCGGCGGTGACGATCAGCGCCCGGTCGTCGTGATCGAACTGGATGCCGCTGGGCCACCGGTCCCACTCGGCGGCGATGCGGCGCGGCGAGGAGCCGTCGACACCGCTGAGCCACAGCTCCTGCTCGGTGGGGCCGGCGGGCGTCGACTTCACCGCGCGCACGTAGGCGAGCGTGCGTCCGTCGTGGCTGATCGCGGGCCCGCTGATGTCCACGCCGGGCTCGTCGCGCAGCACCGTGTGCTCGCCGGTGGCGACGTCGATCGACACCAGGCGGTAGCGGCCGTCGAGGCCCGTGGGCACGAGCAGCGCGGCGACGAGCGTCGTGCCGTCGGGCGTGAGCGCTGCGCCGGCGTTCTCACCGGTGCGGCCCGGGCGCGGGGTGAGGTCGCGCGGGCGCGGCAGGGTCGCCGGGTAGGGCTCAGGCCGGTCGGCATCCGCGGCGGAAGCGCCGGCGCCGGCGGCATCCGCGCCCGCCGACTCTTCGTCGATCACGGCGGCCACGGTGTCGACGAGGCCGTCGAGGTCGAGCGAGAGCAGGTGCGGCTCGGCTGGACCGAGGTCGTGGTCCCAGTGCCGCACCGGGTAGGTGTCGTGCAGGATCGCCGACACCTTGCGCTTCGTGCGCTCGGCGCGCAGTCTCGCGTCATCTTCGAGCGTGTCGGCCGAGGGCATCAGATCTGCGGCGAGCACCAGCCGCTCGGCGGCTTCGGCCACCGCGGCGATGCCGGAGACGCCGCCTGACAGCCGGGTCACCGGGCGGGCCTCCCCGCCCTCTGCGGGAAGCAGCCACAGCTGACCCGCCTCCTCCGGGTCGGCGGCCTCGGTGTCAGGTCGCGCGGAGACGAACAGCAGGTCGCCACTGGGCAGGAACGCCGCGCCCGCCTCGCCCTTGGCCGAACGCGTGAGTCGACGCGGGGCACCCTCGCCGCGCGTCGGAACCTGCCAGAGCGAGCGCTCGTAGCCCGTGGCATCCTTCGTCGGCGTCGCGACGGTCAGCACGGCACGCCCGCCGTCGGGCGAGAGCGTCAGACCCTCGGTGCGGGCGAGGGCGATGTAGTCGTCAAGGGAGAGGAACGGCGTCGTCGGCATGCCCTCCACGCTATCGTCGCCCGGCCGAACACCGGCCGCGACCACCCTTCGTAGATTCCCCACATGTGGTCTGACCACAGTGGGTGGGGTGGTCGTAGACGATCCACGACCGATGTGCACGAGCCCCGACGACGAGGTACCAAAGAAGGATGAACCGTGAGCGACTCCTTCCCGTCACCGTGGTCGCGGCCGCGCTGGTCGCACTCACGGGATGCACTGCAGCAGACCCCGACACCACCGTCGACGCGAGCACCGCACCGATCCCGGCAGCATCGTCGCTGACAGACCCCGCCGAGGGCATCGTCGTCGGCGACGGCCCGGTCACGGTGGAGCTGTGGACCGACCTCTCCTGCCCGTACTGCGCCGTGCTCGAAGAGACCACGGGTGACGACCTCGAGGCCTGGGTGGCCGACGGCACGATCACGCTGTCGCTGCACCCGATGAACTACGTCAGCGAGAAGCGCGGAGACACCACCGACTACTCCACCCGCGGGGCGAACATCCTCGCGCTCGCCGCAGAGGCGGGCGAGAGCGATGCCGTGCTGCCGCTGTACGCGCTGCTGCAGGAGAACCAGGTGGATGCCGACGGCGCCCCGAGCGACGCCGACCTGCTGGCCTACGCCACCGAAGCGGGGATTGCGGCGGACCTCACCGGCGGCGTCGAGGGCCTGACCATGGCCGACTGGGTGCAGGCGAGCAACGACCACTGGATCGGCGAGGTCGTCGGCTCCGACACCCCCGTCGACCACGTCCCGCTCCTCGTCGTCGACGGGAAGACGTTCGAGATCCGTGGCGACGGATCGGATGCCGCGCGCCTGCGCGACGCGGTGGAAGCCGCCGCGGGCTGACCACCACACCTGTCGCGGCGGGGCGACTCA contains:
- the pgi gene encoding glucose-6-phosphate isomerase, with protein sequence MTAPIDATSTPAWNELTALSEDFAPDLRGWFADDPRRAERLSLPLADLHVDLSKNLVTDEILAALVRLAQQTGVAERYAAMLAGEHINTTEDRAVLHTALRRPAGASPALIVDGQNVDHDVHEVLDAVSAFADRVRSGDWLGVTGKKVKTIVNIGIGGSDLGPVMVSEALAPYADAGIRARFVSNIDPTDIAQKTADLDPETTLFIVASKTFTTLETLTNARLAREWLWRSLEQAGAIDGSDAARNDAVAHHFVAVSTALDKVAAFGIDPTNAFGFWDWVGGRYSVDSAIGLSLAIELGPDVFREMLAGFHDVDEHVRTTPLERNVPVLMGLLNVWYSNFLGSQSHAVLPYAQQLHRFAAYLQQLTMESNGKSVRWDGTPVTTDTGEVFWGEPGTNGQHAFYQLIHQGTRLIPADFIAFVNPAYPLTDDGRDVHGLFLANFLAQTKALAFGKTAAEVEAEGTTGPLVAARTFPGNRPTTSIFAPALTPRVLGQLIALYEHITFTQGVIWGINSFDQWGVELGKQLATQIAPAIEGDADALAAQDASTRGLLEYYRAHREF
- a CDS encoding DsbA family protein, which produces MNRERLLPVTVVAAALVALTGCTAADPDTTVDASTAPIPAASSLTDPAEGIVVGDGPVTVELWTDLSCPYCAVLEETTGDDLEAWVADGTITLSLHPMNYVSEKRGDTTDYSTRGANILALAAEAGESDAVLPLYALLQENQVDADGAPSDADLLAYATEAGIAADLTGGVEGLTMADWVQASNDHWIGEVVGSDTPVDHVPLLVVDGKTFEIRGDGSDAARLRDAVEAAAG
- a CDS encoding alpha/beta fold hydrolase, with the protein product MPTTPFLSLDDYIALARTEGLTLSPDGGRAVLTVATPTKDATGYERSLWQVPTRGEGAPRRLTRSAKGEAGAAFLPSGDLLFVSARPDTEAADPEEAGQLWLLPAEGGEARPVTRLSGGVSGIAAVAEAAERLVLAADLMPSADTLEDDARLRAERTKRKVSAILHDTYPVRHWDHDLGPAEPHLLSLDLDGLVDTVAAVIDEESAGADAAGAGASAADADRPEPYPATLPRPRDLTPRPGRTGENAGAALTPDGTTLVAALLVPTGLDGRYRLVSIDVATGEHTVLRDEPGVDISGPAISHDGRTLAYVRAVKSTPAGPTEQELWLSGVDGSSPRRIAAEWDRWPSGIQFDHDDRALIVTADSDGRGPIFRIGLDDGDVQQLTHDDFTYTHVHVDRGTGDLVGLRSSWVTAPHPVRIARDGAVTELATPAAVPEVPGTITEVDTIAADGARVRGWLLLPEGASAEKPAPLLLWIHGGPLNSWNAWSWRWNPNLAVARGYAVLLPDPALSTGYGLDFIARGWNSWGAAPFTDLMAITDAAEARPDIDETRTAAMGGSFGGYMANWVAGHTDRFRAIVTHASLWALDQFAGTTDHAGYWQSIFTPEAMLENSPHRAVADIRTPLLVIHGDRDYRVPIGESLRLWAELMEHHGGPDGSTVHRFLYFPDENHWVLKPQHAVVWYETVFAFLGEHLLGEEPTRPAGLG